In Methylovirgula sp., a single genomic region encodes these proteins:
- a CDS encoding GNAT family N-acyltransferase, whose product MWPIEPSFGAVIPFSPTRRLMRAKRAAPGDVPRVLGRFGNFEIRIARRKEIRKAQRLRYKVFYEEGGAIAHGPGALVRRDICPFDKFCDHLLIVDLAARNAFGRVKPKIVGTYRLLRSEVAAEHGGFYSEGEFDIAPLLARHSGKRFLELGRSCVHAKYRSKRVIELLWRGLWTYIKHYHVDVMFGCASLPGINPLALALPLSFLHHHASAENEWQVRPRAGRAVPMDVLDKGAIDQRRGLAALPPLIKGYLRVGAKFGEGAVIDPQFGTIDVFTVMPIAEIEQRYIAYYGGDAGESAAA is encoded by the coding sequence ATGTGGCCGATAGAGCCGTCCTTCGGCGCCGTCATCCCCTTCTCACCGACGCGGCGCCTGATGCGCGCCAAGCGCGCGGCGCCCGGCGATGTGCCGCGGGTGTTGGGCCGGTTCGGCAATTTCGAAATCCGCATCGCCCGCCGCAAGGAAATCCGCAAGGCGCAGCGGCTGCGCTACAAGGTCTTTTATGAAGAAGGCGGCGCCATCGCCCACGGTCCGGGGGCACTGGTGCGGCGCGATATCTGCCCCTTCGACAAATTCTGCGATCATCTGCTGATCGTCGATCTCGCCGCCCGCAATGCTTTTGGCCGGGTCAAGCCGAAGATCGTCGGCACCTATCGGCTGCTGCGGAGCGAGGTCGCGGCGGAACATGGCGGCTTCTACAGCGAGGGCGAGTTCGACATCGCGCCGCTGCTGGCCCGCCATTCCGGCAAGAGATTCCTGGAACTCGGCCGCTCCTGCGTTCATGCCAAATACCGCTCGAAGCGCGTGATCGAGCTTTTGTGGCGCGGCCTCTGGACCTACATCAAGCACTACCACGTCGATGTGATGTTCGGTTGCGCCAGCCTGCCCGGTATCAACCCGCTTGCCCTGGCGCTGCCCTTGAGCTTCCTGCATCATCACGCCTCCGCCGAGAACGAATGGCAGGTGCGTCCGCGCGCTGGCCGCGCGGTGCCGATGGATGTGCTCGACAAGGGCGCGATCGACCAGCGCCGGGGGTTGGCCGCGTTGCCGCCGCTCATCAAGGGCTATCTGCGCGTCGGCGCGAAATTCGGCGAAGGCGCGGTGATCGATCCGCAATTCGGCACGATCGATGTGTTCACGGTGATGCCGATCGCTGAAATCGAGCAGCGCTACATCGCCTATTACGGCGGCGACGCCGGCGAGAGCGCCGCGGCGTGA